In 'Nostoc azollae' 0708, the following are encoded in one genomic region:
- a CDS encoding ArnT family glycosyltransferase, translated as MNNKYCSLGLLITSLFLWLIFLGNSPLRDWDEGTVAQVAREIWRNPVDKMVWLYPTLGGEPYHNKPPLIHWLIAFTYSLGGVNEWTTRLPSAVLTALGVPLLYSVGNLVFNQSLPALFTGLVYMTMLPIVRHGRLAMLDGAVITFFLLLLFCILKSRQQSIYALGIGFSLGLITLTKGMIVLLLGGITGLFILVNRQFYLLNNLYLWIGILLGNALPIAWYIAQWEHYRENFLQINLQAQTLARLVESVEGHSEPAWFYLIEILKYGFPWLLFLPGGLYLAWKRRHTTWGCLILISTVIYFGTISFMNTKLPWYVMPIYPFLALAIGVNLSEIWQERKFKVRLWGGFLAILTVAGLGICIYFIVTDPQPVLITLSIILAISMGIAAWLVIEENRNFIPVLFAGIYLVLSLLMSSKYWIWELNEAFPVKPVAALIRQKIPAGMKIYTSFTYSRPSLDFYSDCRVIAVPISALQEMLSNKYYLLVDNEAWEKINLNQSKIIGESNGFKLISPDDGSL; from the coding sequence ATGAATAACAAATACTGCTCATTAGGGTTATTAATTACATCTTTATTCTTGTGGCTGATATTTTTAGGAAACTCTCCCTTACGAGATTGGGATGAAGGGACTGTAGCTCAAGTTGCCCGCGAGATTTGGCGTAATCCGGTTGATAAAATGGTTTGGCTTTATCCAACTTTAGGAGGTGAACCATATCATAATAAACCACCTTTAATCCATTGGTTAATTGCTTTTACTTATTCATTAGGAGGTGTAAATGAATGGACAACACGCTTACCAAGTGCAGTATTAACTGCCTTAGGTGTGCCTTTACTTTACTCAGTAGGAAATTTAGTTTTTAACCAAAGTTTACCAGCATTATTTACTGGTTTGGTTTACATGACTATGTTACCTATAGTCCGTCATGGCAGACTAGCAATGTTAGATGGTGCAGTAATTACATTTTTTTTATTGTTATTATTTTGTATTTTAAAATCCCGTCAGCAAAGTATTTATGCTTTAGGGATCGGATTTAGTTTAGGATTAATTACTCTTACGAAAGGTATGATTGTTTTGCTGTTGGGAGGAATTACTGGTTTATTTATATTAGTCAATAGACAGTTTTATTTATTAAATAATTTATATTTATGGATAGGAATATTATTAGGAAATGCTTTACCTATTGCTTGGTATATTGCCCAATGGGAACATTATCGAGAGAACTTTTTACAAATAAATTTGCAAGCACAAACTTTAGCACGACTGGTAGAATCTGTCGAAGGTCATAGCGAACCTGCTTGGTTCTATTTAATAGAAATACTTAAATATGGTTTTCCCTGGTTATTATTTTTGCCAGGAGGGTTATATTTAGCTTGGAAGAGACGCCACACTACGTGGGGTTGTCTGATTCTTATCAGCACAGTTATTTACTTCGGGACTATCTCATTTATGAATACAAAACTCCCCTGGTATGTAATGCCTATATATCCATTTTTAGCTTTAGCAATTGGTGTTAACTTGAGCGAAATTTGGCAGGAAAGGAAATTTAAAGTAAGACTTTGGGGAGGATTTCTTGCTATCTTAACTGTTGCTGGTTTAGGAATTTGTATTTACTTTATTGTTACTGACCCACAACCTGTATTAATTACTCTGAGTATTATTTTAGCAATAAGTATGGGTATTGCTGCATGGTTAGTTATCGAGGAAAATCGTAACTTTATCCCTGTTTTATTTGCGGGAATATATTTAGTTTTATCGCTACTAATGAGTTCAAAATATTGGATTTGGGAATTAAATGAAGCTTTCCCAGTTAAACCAGTAGCTGCATTAATTCGTCAAAAAATTCCAGCGGGAATGAAAATCTATACTTCTTTTACTTATAGTCGTCCTAGTTTAGATTTTTATAGTGATTGTAGAGTTATTGCTGTTCCTATTTCAGCTTTACAGGAAATGTTGTCTAATAAATATTATTTGTTGGTCGATAATGAAGCTTGGGAGAAAATTAATTTAAATCAAAGTAAAATTATAGGAGAATCTAACGGTTTTAAATTGATTTCACCTGATGATGGTAGTCTGTAG
- a CDS encoding acyl-CoA thioesterase — translation MTQAKVNQPKLPPTSAINKVTTAEFDNWFEYPMRVQPHHTDYAGIAWHGTYLTWLEEARVEYLRSIGIEFADLVALGCDLPVVELLVRYHRSLKLGMIALIKTRMLEVTGVHINWDYKIVSTDEQELYVTAQITLVALDRERGKIMPQLPPAVKDALAKTSTSYK, via the coding sequence ATGACTCAAGCAAAAGTAAACCAACCAAAACTACCACCAACCAGCGCCATTAATAAAGTGACGACGGCTGAATTTGACAATTGGTTTGAATATCCTATGAGAGTGCAGCCTCATCATACAGATTATGCAGGAATAGCTTGGCACGGTACTTATTTAACTTGGTTGGAAGAAGCCCGGGTAGAATATTTACGCTCTATAGGCATTGAATTTGCTGATTTAGTAGCTTTAGGTTGTGACTTACCTGTTGTAGAATTATTAGTACGTTATCATCGGTCACTTAAATTAGGAATGATAGCGCTGATCAAAACCCGAATGCTGGAAGTAACTGGTGTCCATATTAACTGGGATTATAAAATTGTTTCCACTGATGAACAAGAATTATATGTTACTGCACAGATAACACTAGTGGCATTAGACAGGGAAAGAGGTAAAATTATGCCTCAATTACCTCCTGCGGTTAAAGATGCACTGGCTAAAACTTCCACATCATATAAGTAA
- a CDS encoding DUF2839 domain-containing protein yields MGEAKRRKSTLGEQYGEDTRILPWVPITKSQAELFVSLTTRGAWIGIGLMFAAWVTIRFIGPAFGWWQVVD; encoded by the coding sequence ATGGGTGAAGCAAAACGTCGTAAAAGCACACTGGGAGAACAATATGGTGAAGACACTCGTATCTTACCTTGGGTTCCCATCACAAAATCTCAAGCTGAACTGTTTGTGAGTTTAACAACTCGCGGAGCTTGGATCGGTATTGGCCTTATGTTTGCCGCGTGGGTGACAATTCGTTTTATCGGTCCAGCTTTTGGTTGGTGGCAAGTAGTTGATTGA
- a CDS encoding M48 family metalloprotease translates to MPTYTGISSEAFRHPLDRQAEQALRSLSGFDLIARKFVEFVYERPQLVYLMGNTIQVGPRQYSTIYQIFRECVRDLDIYPEPTLFISHNPQANSYALGQENPYIVLNTGILDLLNEAEIRAVLAHELGHIKCGHTILIQIAMWAMSAASVIGELTFALGDFVSQALIYAFFEWRRKAELSGDRAALLVMDDLDPVMSSMMKISGGSNKYANECSLQEFIQQSEKYQALDDDGLNQVYKFLMYNGAQGMMLTHPLPVERLHYLRSWAVSEEYQQVRQGNYQQTPTTRAVNVKVETQENEAEKLRKQIEELQKEINRMKNSD, encoded by the coding sequence ATGCCAACCTACACAGGAATTTCCAGCGAAGCCTTTAGGCATCCACTAGATCGTCAAGCTGAGCAAGCCTTACGAAGTTTGTCGGGATTTGATTTAATCGCTCGTAAATTCGTGGAATTTGTCTATGAACGCCCTCAATTAGTCTATTTAATGGGCAACACCATCCAAGTAGGACCGCGTCAATATTCCACTATTTACCAAATATTTCGGGAATGTGTGCGAGATTTGGACATTTACCCTGAACCAACACTATTTATCTCACACAACCCCCAAGCCAATAGCTATGCATTGGGGCAAGAAAATCCCTACATAGTCCTAAACACAGGGATACTTGACTTACTCAATGAAGCCGAAATTCGGGCAGTGCTTGCCCATGAACTGGGGCATATTAAATGTGGTCATACTATTTTAATTCAAATCGCGATGTGGGCAATGAGTGCCGCTTCCGTCATTGGTGAATTAACCTTCGCTTTAGGTGATTTCGTCAGTCAAGCTTTGATTTATGCCTTTTTTGAATGGCGACGTAAAGCCGAATTATCCGGAGATCGCGCCGCATTGTTAGTCATGGATGACCTAGACCCAGTTATGTCATCCATGATGAAAATCTCTGGCGGTAGTAACAAATATGCCAACGAATGTAGTTTACAAGAATTTATTCAACAGTCAGAAAAATATCAAGCACTGGATGATGATGGACTCAATCAAGTATATAAATTTCTCATGTACAATGGCGCTCAAGGAATGATGCTTACCCATCCACTCCCTGTAGAACGCTTGCATTATTTACGCTCTTGGGCAGTATCAGAAGAATATCAGCAAGTTCGCCAAGGAAACTATCAGCAAACACCCACTACCAGAGCAGTCAATGTCAAAGTTGAAACACAGGAAAATGAAGCGGAAAAATTACGTAAACAAATTGAAGAATTGCAAAAAGAAATCAACAGAATGAAAAACTCAGATTAG
- a CDS encoding AAA family ATPase, translating into MSEQVLNKETISPVTQDSEIDLEAAFSESHIQDILDKLDQELVGLKSVKNKIKEMAALLLVDRIRKSLGLTAGAPSLHMTFLGNPGMGKTTVAMRMAEILYRLEYIRKENVMLVTRDDLVGQGIGQTAPKTREVLNNAMGGVLLVDEAYTLYRPDHPGDFGLEAIEILMQVMENQRDDLVVILAGYKTQMEHFFHSNPGMNSRIGIHIEFNDYSVDNLLIIAQSIVRTQNYCFSPDAEQAFREYLIRRKTMPHFANARSVRNAIDRARLRQASRLLNSGKKINKQDLITIEAVDILASRVFREGVPDCEPES; encoded by the coding sequence ATGAGTGAACAAGTCTTAAACAAAGAAACGATTAGTCCCGTTACCCAAGATAGCGAAATTGACTTAGAGGCGGCTTTCTCGGAATCTCATATCCAAGATATTCTTGATAAGTTAGACCAGGAGTTAGTCGGCTTAAAGTCTGTCAAGAACAAAATTAAGGAAATGGCTGCTTTGTTGCTGGTTGACCGGATTCGTAAAAGTCTCGGTTTAACTGCTGGTGCCCCTAGTTTGCACATGACTTTTTTAGGCAACCCAGGTATGGGTAAAACTACTGTAGCTATGAGAATGGCTGAAATTCTCTATCGTCTCGAATATATCCGCAAAGAGAATGTCATGTTGGTCACGCGAGATGATTTAGTTGGGCAAGGTATTGGACAAACTGCACCGAAAACTAGGGAAGTTTTAAATAATGCAATGGGGGGTGTTTTATTAGTTGATGAAGCTTATACTTTATACCGCCCAGATCATCCAGGAGATTTTGGTTTGGAAGCAATTGAAATTCTCATGCAGGTGATGGAAAATCAGCGTGATGATTTGGTTGTTATCCTTGCTGGTTATAAAACCCAAATGGAGCATTTTTTCCACAGTAATCCTGGTATGAATTCTCGTATTGGAATTCATATTGAATTTAATGATTATAGTGTTGATAATTTGTTAATTATTGCTCAATCTATAGTCAGAACTCAAAACTATTGTTTTAGCCCAGATGCGGAACAGGCCTTCCGAGAGTATTTAATTAGACGGAAGACTATGCCCCATTTTGCTAATGCTCGTAGTGTCCGGAATGCTATAGATAGAGCGCGTTTGCGTCAAGCTAGTCGTTTATTGAATAGTGGCAAGAAAATAAATAAGCAAGACTTAATTACTATCGAAGCAGTAGATATTCTTGCTAGTCGAGTATTTAGGGAAGGTGTTCCTGACTGCGAACCGGAAAGCTGA
- a CDS encoding polysaccharide deacetylase family protein, whose protein sequence is MEHNKSFFWPQGILITLLCLTGTVGIGFMMLVKPNISDAQSRHDISSNDIAANVGTQQRIEAFKATILTSWQQEAQEKGITTDVPSRFQGETIKAATLPPDQKVIALTFDDGPWPKSTALILDILKRNNIKGTFFVLGQNVQNYPDLTKRIVAEGNTIANHTWYHLYHKMNPQTAAYEVANTSDIIFKTTGIKTGLFRPPGGIMNNGVAAYARSNKYAIIMWSSDSTDYSRPGVPRLINNIFRSAKPGGIVLMHDGGGDRSHTVKALPEVINKFRKQGYEFVTIPEMLEMQDKHQQLLAKKK, encoded by the coding sequence GTGGAACACAATAAGTCGTTTTTTTGGCCGCAGGGAATATTAATTACATTACTTTGCTTAACTGGTACTGTAGGCATTGGTTTTATGATGCTTGTGAAGCCAAATATCTCTGATGCACAAAGTCGGCACGATATCAGTAGTAATGATATTGCTGCTAACGTAGGCACTCAACAACGGATTGAGGCTTTTAAGGCGACAATACTCACTAGTTGGCAGCAAGAAGCACAAGAAAAAGGTATTACCACTGATGTGCCATCACGCTTTCAAGGTGAAACAATTAAAGCCGCAACACTCCCCCCAGATCAGAAAGTGATTGCACTTACCTTTGATGATGGACCTTGGCCGAAAAGCACGGCGCTAATCCTTGATATTCTCAAAAGAAATAATATTAAAGGCACATTTTTTGTCCTTGGGCAAAATGTACAAAATTATCCAGATTTAACTAAACGAATAGTTGCTGAAGGTAATACCATTGCTAATCATACTTGGTATCACTTGTATCATAAAATGAACCCGCAAACCGCAGCCTATGAAGTTGCTAATACATCAGATATTATTTTTAAAACTACAGGTATAAAAACAGGTTTGTTTCGTCCACCTGGTGGGATTATGAATAATGGAGTAGCAGCTTATGCTAGAAGTAATAAGTATGCAATTATTATGTGGTCTTCAGACTCAACAGACTATTCTCGTCCTGGTGTCCCAAGATTAATTAACAATATTTTCAGATCAGCAAAACCCGGTGGTATTGTATTAATGCATGATGGCGGTGGTGATCGCTCTCACACAGTAAAAGCCTTACCAGAAGTTATTAATAAATTCCGCAAGCAAGGCTATGAGTTTGTCACTATTCCAGAAATGTTAGAAATGCAAGATAAACATCAACAGTTACTTGCTAAGAAGAAGTAG
- a CDS encoding mannosyltransferase, whose product MNRLFKPDHLLLGILIIIALILRVGMALKFPNIFWADEIFQSLEPAHRLVFGNGIVTWEFRDGIRSWVLPGILAGVMHLTASMGEGSTGYLIGVNIFLSLLSLSNILVAYVWGKKIGGTITALICAAICTIWFELIYFSPKAFTEVVATHVLLPGIYLGVQKDSITRNRLFLSGSLLGISLALRIHLIPAIIFAVVYICKRGWQQKWLPMIAGIIAPVLLFGTVDAFTWSYPFQSFWLNIWVNIVEGRSKLYGVSPWYEYFIFLFKSWSWLSIPIIILTIIGFRRIPILGWLALIIILSHSFLAHKEYRFIYPALPMLFILAGIGTGELVLRSSGRWSSLHIRIIAILLSIYLWSSTSIALLSRFNIYAPLSFSTFGTNWEMTHLYATANNLVVLQSLSTEENVCGLGLWGVNWALSGGYTYFHRDVPIYQVDTQIDFAVANSGFNYVVGNSPLPSTYPNYSLQQCRLGTCVYKRPGSCSKIKEREINYVLKMSGN is encoded by the coding sequence ATGAACCGCCTGTTTAAACCAGACCACCTATTATTAGGCATCCTGATTATTATTGCATTAATACTGCGTGTTGGCATGGCTTTAAAGTTTCCCAATATATTTTGGGCAGATGAAATTTTTCAATCCCTAGAACCTGCACATAGACTAGTTTTCGGTAATGGTATCGTCACATGGGAATTTAGAGATGGTATTCGTTCTTGGGTATTACCAGGAATTTTAGCAGGTGTTATGCACCTTACAGCATCGATGGGAGAAGGTTCTACTGGATATTTAATAGGAGTTAATATCTTTTTGTCTCTACTTTCCCTGAGTAATATCTTAGTTGCTTATGTTTGGGGAAAAAAAATAGGAGGAACAATTACAGCCCTTATTTGTGCCGCTATTTGTACTATATGGTTTGAGTTGATCTATTTTTCACCCAAAGCTTTTACCGAAGTTGTAGCTACTCATGTCCTCTTACCTGGAATTTACTTAGGAGTGCAAAAAGATTCTATCACTAGAAATCGCCTATTTTTATCAGGATCTTTGTTAGGAATATCTTTAGCATTAAGAATTCATCTCATACCAGCTATAATTTTTGCAGTAGTTTACATTTGTAAACGAGGTTGGCAGCAAAAATGGTTGCCAATGATAGCAGGTATTATAGCTCCCGTATTATTGTTTGGTACTGTGGATGCTTTCACTTGGTCTTATCCTTTTCAATCTTTCTGGTTGAATATTTGGGTAAATATTGTTGAAGGTAGAAGTAAACTATATGGTGTTTCTCCTTGGTATGAATATTTTATTTTTTTGTTCAAAAGTTGGTCGTGGCTATCCATACCTATTATTATTCTTACTATTATAGGTTTTCGTCGTATTCCTATTTTGGGATGGTTAGCCTTAATTATTATCTTGTCTCACAGTTTCTTGGCTCATAAGGAATATCGTTTTATTTATCCAGCATTACCAATGTTGTTTATATTAGCAGGAATAGGCACAGGTGAGTTAGTTTTAAGATCTTCTGGTAGATGGTCTTCACTGCACATCAGGATAATAGCAATATTACTCTCTATTTATCTTTGGAGTTCAACTTCTATTGCTCTCTTGAGTAGATTTAATATTTATGCTCCTTTAAGCTTTTCCACTTTTGGCACGAATTGGGAAATGACACATCTCTATGCTACTGCTAATAATCTCGTAGTCTTGCAAAGTTTAAGTACAGAAGAAAATGTATGCGGTCTTGGACTTTGGGGTGTTAATTGGGCCTTATCAGGAGGTTATACTTATTTTCACCGTGATGTACCTATATATCAAGTTGATACACAAATAGACTTTGCAGTTGCCAATTCAGGTTTTAATTATGTTGTTGGTAATTCTCCTCTACCATCTACATATCCAAATTATTCTTTGCAGCAATGTAGGCTAGGAACTTGTGTTTATAAACGTCCGGGTTCCTGTAGCAAAATTAAGGAACGTGAAATCAATTATGTGCTTAAAATGTCAGGAAATTAG
- a CDS encoding DUF1815 family protein produces MFLRLAHQHRQFVQDLVMNLQALAIVLERNGYPASCYTCGDQMNSASFMVSLGDNHLIRFLVSDYGITWTEMRDERELMKLEGAEAIHQLQELANLVKQSIQSPTGHKTLIKKC; encoded by the coding sequence GTGTTTTTGAGACTGGCACATCAACATAGACAATTTGTTCAAGACTTGGTAATGAACCTACAAGCCTTGGCAATAGTATTAGAGCGCAACGGCTACCCAGCTTCTTGCTATACCTGTGGCGACCAAATGAATAGTGCTTCATTTATGGTCAGCTTAGGAGACAACCATCTAATTCGCTTTTTGGTATCAGACTACGGAATTACCTGGACTGAAATGCGAGATGAGCGGGAATTAATGAAATTAGAAGGTGCAGAAGCAATCCACCAACTACAAGAACTCGCTAATCTTGTCAAGCAATCTATACAAAGTCCTACAGGTCATAAAACCCTTATTAAAAAGTGTTAA
- the dxr gene encoding 1-deoxy-D-xylulose-5-phosphate reductoisomerase: MKAITLLGSTGSIGTQTLDIVSEHPDKFRIVGLAAGRNVELFAAQIRQFRPQIVAISAADKLPELREAIKHVNPQPILLAGEEGVIEVARYGDVETVVTGIVGCAGLLPTIAAIEAGKDIALANKETLIAGAPVVLPLVEKYGVKLLPADSEHSAIFQCLQGVPKGGLRKILLTASGGAFRDWPVEKLPEVKVADALKHPNWSMGRKITVDSATLMNKGLEVIEAHYLFGVDYDDIEIVIHPQSIIHSLIELQDTSILAQLGWPDMRLPLLYALSWPERVYTNWERLNLVKSGDLTFHEPDHQKYPCMGLAYAAGRAGGSMPGVLNAANEQAVALFLEEKISYLDIARCIELVCDHHQRDNTRNPSLSDILAADQWARQEVFTATEKLVIQPQIISLG; the protein is encoded by the coding sequence GTGAAAGCTATTACTCTTCTTGGTTCTACCGGCTCTATTGGTACTCAGACTTTAGACATCGTTTCTGAGCATCCAGATAAGTTTCGTATAGTTGGACTGGCTGCTGGGCGGAATGTGGAGTTGTTCGCGGCGCAAATTCGCCAGTTTCGTCCCCAAATTGTGGCTATTTCTGCTGCTGATAAGTTACCAGAACTTCGGGAAGCAATTAAGCATGTCAACCCCCAACCTATTTTACTGGCTGGTGAAGAGGGTGTGATAGAAGTGGCTCGTTATGGTGATGTTGAAACGGTTGTTACTGGTATTGTTGGTTGTGCGGGTTTACTTCCCACTATCGCTGCTATTGAAGCAGGTAAGGATATTGCTTTAGCAAACAAAGAAACTCTCATTGCTGGCGCTCCTGTGGTTTTACCTCTGGTGGAAAAATATGGTGTGAAACTATTACCAGCAGATTCTGAACATTCGGCGATTTTTCAATGTCTCCAAGGTGTTCCTAAAGGTGGTTTAAGGAAGATATTACTTACTGCTTCTGGTGGTGCTTTCCGTGATTGGCCTGTGGAAAAGTTGCCTGAAGTAAAAGTTGCTGATGCTCTGAAACATCCTAATTGGTCCATGGGACGAAAAATCACTGTTGATTCAGCAACTTTGATGAATAAGGGTTTGGAAGTTATTGAGGCTCATTATCTGTTTGGGGTGGATTATGATGATATTGAAATTGTTATTCATCCTCAAAGTATTATTCATTCTTTGATTGAGTTACAAGACACTTCTATTTTAGCTCAACTTGGTTGGCCAGATATGCGTTTACCTTTGCTTTATGCTTTATCTTGGCCGGAGCGAGTTTACACTAACTGGGAAAGATTGAACTTGGTTAAATCTGGTGATTTAACTTTCCATGAACCGGATCATCAAAAATATCCTTGTATGGGATTGGCTTATGCTGCGGGTAGGGCTGGCGGTTCTATGCCTGGAGTTTTAAATGCTGCTAATGAGCAAGCTGTGGCGCTATTTCTAGAAGAGAAAATTAGCTATTTGGATATTGCTCGGTGTATTGAATTGGTGTGCGATCACCATCAACGTGATAACACACGTAATCCTTCTTTAAGTGACATTTTGGCAGCAGATCAATGGGCTAGACAAGAGGTTTTCACGGCTACAGAAAAATTAGTAATTCAGCCACAGATAATTTCTCTAGGCTAA
- a CDS encoding helicase C-terminal domain-containing protein produces MIEAEVHLSLHNFLRSQAGFPSWPHHLTMARLVARALRLGRSALIQVGAVCGYQGRYRTSFIASSLMWHGPVIIVASEVVQQRLLKIEIPRLQQWLQANKPIRTGEVWPGTDFQGLLLTSPEAWLKGQLADNDSFPPNIPTIIDGVDDLEDWVRHQLTQEIQSHDWDQLMLACPYEANVIREARVQLTHELFQHPENPYHCYLLSQPETEILQNLFLALDSDSFPDIWKHLRQQFQSLVDNPSSSASPPLFWATIARRQGLFSLHYAPLELAKALTPIWQRQPVVLIGSALEPETEAPLFRQRLGFKDVTCLKFSTDSQGEAIQLYAPYKLPLPNTPEFQGAFIHQVRTLVCLSATAPGMTLVLVGDVPLKSRVAAILASEFGSRVQVEKTCLDENGILVTGWEYWRAHQTVLPAPRLLIIATLPLPSLENPLVAGRVAHYKRAHQDWFRLYLLPTALNELQRAIAPLRENQGIVALLDSRVVNRSYGVQILTALSPLARLNYLDPSLFSPPNDENSNRE; encoded by the coding sequence GTGATTGAGGCAGAAGTTCATTTATCACTACATAACTTCCTGCGATCGCAGGCGGGTTTTCCTTCCTGGCCCCATCACTTAACGATGGCACGGTTGGTAGCACGCGCTTTGCGCTTGGGACGTAGTGCCTTAATTCAAGTAGGTGCTGTTTGTGGCTATCAAGGGCGATATCGCACAAGTTTTATCGCATCCTCCTTGATGTGGCATGGCCCTGTAATTATTGTGGCCTCAGAAGTTGTGCAGCAGCGGTTGCTGAAAATAGAAATTCCCCGTCTACAGCAATGGTTACAAGCTAACAAACCCATCAGAACAGGTGAAGTTTGGCCTGGTACTGATTTCCAAGGGTTGTTGTTGACATCCCCAGAAGCTTGGCTAAAAGGTCAGTTGGCTGATAATGATAGTTTTCCCCCAAATATTCCCACAATTATTGATGGAGTTGATGATTTGGAAGATTGGGTGCGTCATCAGCTAACACAAGAGATTCAATCCCATGATTGGGATCAACTGATGCTTGCTTGTCCCTACGAAGCTAATGTAATTCGTGAAGCTAGGGTACAACTGACACATGAGTTATTCCAACATCCTGAAAATCCATACCACTGTTATCTACTGTCCCAGCCAGAAACAGAAATCTTACAAAATTTGTTTTTAGCCTTAGACTCAGATAGCTTCCCAGATATTTGGAAACACTTAAGGCAACAATTCCAAAGCCTGGTTGACAATCCGTCTTCTTCTGCCTCTCCTCCCCTTTTCTGGGCTACTATTGCCCGTCGTCAAGGCTTATTTTCTTTACATTACGCCCCACTGGAATTAGCTAAAGCACTCACACCAATTTGGCAGCGGCAACCTGTAGTATTAATTGGCAGCGCCTTAGAACCAGAAACGGAAGCTCCTCTGTTCCGTCAACGTTTGGGGTTTAAGGATGTAACTTGCTTAAAGTTTTCTACTGATAGTCAAGGGGAAGCAATTCAACTTTATGCACCCTATAAGTTACCTCTACCGAATACACCAGAATTTCAAGGAGCATTTATTCACCAAGTCCGCACCTTGGTTTGTTTAAGTGCGACAGCACCAGGAATGACTTTAGTGTTAGTGGGAGATGTACCTCTCAAATCCAGAGTAGCAGCAATTTTGGCTTCGGAGTTTGGTTCGCGCGTGCAGGTGGAAAAAACTTGTTTGGATGAAAATGGTATTTTGGTTACTGGTTGGGAATATTGGCGAGCACATCAAACTGTTTTACCCGCTCCCCGATTGTTAATTATTGCAACTCTACCTTTGCCATCTTTAGAAAATCCTTTGGTCGCTGGTAGAGTAGCTCATTACAAGCGAGCACACCAAGATTGGTTCAGGTTATACTTATTACCCACTGCATTGAATGAATTGCAAAGAGCGATCGCACCACTCCGCGAAAATCAAGGTATCGTAGCTTTACTCGATAGTCGCGTCGTAAATCGCAGCTACGGCGTTCAAATTCTCACTGCCCTTAGCCCTCTAGCACGCTTGAACTATCTTGATCCCAGCTTGTTTTCTCCACCAAATGACGAAAATTCAAATAGGGAATAG